One window of Ralstonia pickettii DTP0602 genomic DNA carries:
- a CDS encoding hypothetical protein (K02851: wecA, tagO, rfe; UDP-GlcNAc:undecaprenyl-phosphate GlcNAc-1-phosphate transferase [EC:2.7.8.33]), translating into MFDYFWVPAFTFLVSALGVLLLRPVAMVGGLLDRPDNRKRHQGAVPLVGGIAVTLAVWAGCLLFLRVQGYYVALLGGLTLLALVGLIDDMQGMSPVAKLAAQLFAAILMTSWGGIYLTSLGDIFARREVVLADWGIPLTLFAAVSVINAMNMCDGLDGLAGGLSFVMFAWLAYLAGELGNVAAQRVCVIFCGAILGFLLFNMRNPLRGGLRVFLGDAGSLMLGYSVLWFAVELSQSRYNNGQHVPPVVMLWVFGFVLIDLLTVVIRRALKRRNPLSADRTHLHHVLLRLGVGPDVIVWIIVISNSLLGLIGVYGWKRGVSEQTLFLGFLALTVVHLLIMRNAWRCLRIGRRVIMRIRQQRAEKPDR; encoded by the coding sequence ATGTTCGATTATTTCTGGGTTCCTGCCTTTACGTTCCTGGTTTCGGCACTAGGCGTGCTCCTGTTACGTCCTGTGGCGATGGTAGGGGGACTGCTTGACCGGCCCGACAACCGTAAGCGCCACCAGGGTGCCGTGCCGCTGGTGGGCGGCATCGCTGTCACGCTCGCCGTCTGGGCCGGCTGCTTGTTATTCCTGCGGGTCCAAGGCTACTACGTCGCGCTGCTGGGTGGCCTGACGCTGCTCGCGCTGGTTGGATTGATCGATGACATGCAAGGAATGTCGCCGGTTGCCAAACTCGCGGCTCAGCTTTTTGCGGCAATTCTGATGACATCCTGGGGCGGCATCTACCTGACGTCCCTCGGCGACATCTTTGCGCGCCGCGAAGTGGTCCTCGCCGACTGGGGCATCCCACTGACGCTGTTTGCAGCAGTATCGGTCATCAACGCCATGAACATGTGCGATGGACTGGACGGACTGGCCGGTGGGCTGTCATTTGTCATGTTCGCGTGGCTAGCGTACCTGGCGGGAGAACTCGGCAATGTTGCGGCACAACGTGTCTGCGTTATCTTCTGTGGCGCCATCCTCGGCTTCTTGCTCTTCAATATGCGAAACCCCCTGCGTGGTGGCTTGCGCGTGTTCCTCGGCGACGCCGGCAGCCTGATGCTCGGCTACAGCGTTTTGTGGTTCGCCGTGGAGCTTTCGCAAAGCCGGTACAACAACGGCCAGCATGTGCCGCCCGTCGTAATGCTTTGGGTGTTTGGCTTCGTTCTGATCGACCTGCTGACGGTGGTCATCCGCCGGGCGCTGAAGCGGCGAAACCCGTTGTCGGCAGACCGTACTCACCTGCACCATGTGCTGCTTCGACTCGGCGTCGGCCCGGACGTCATCGTATGGATTATTGTGATCAGCAATTCTCTGCTCGGTCTGATCGGAGTATATGGCTGGAAGCGCGGTGTCTCTGAACAAACACTGTTCCTAGGCTTCCTTGCCTTAACGGTCGTACATCTGCTCATCATGCGCAATGCATGGCGTTGCCTGCGGATCGGCCGGAGAGTGATCATGCGCATCCGGCAACAACGAGCCGAGAAGCCCGACAGATAG
- a CDS encoding hypothetical protein (K07011: K07011), whose protein sequence is MAWTDGRLLTASVVSHHQDALLVQLLPQLLAIPSMQIVLTINAGGGNFEALDPRIRVIHNAHPKGFGANHNAAFALCQTPYFAVLNPDLRLTDTTFAPLLSCVSEAPGVAGPHVFSPAGTIEDSARRLPSIARLVARRIAGKSSPDYDISIARQQVDWVAGMCLMFDSESFRAVGGFDERYHLYCEDVDICLRLHLMHRQVNWVKDATVIHDARRSSRRRLRYIWWHLSSMMRLFMSVAYWRFSCLRAGG, encoded by the coding sequence ATGGCTTGGACTGACGGGCGTCTGCTGACCGCATCGGTGGTCAGCCATCATCAGGACGCGTTGCTCGTGCAACTGCTTCCCCAGCTGCTCGCAATTCCAAGCATGCAGATTGTGCTGACGATAAACGCCGGGGGCGGAAATTTCGAGGCACTGGATCCAAGGATACGGGTTATTCATAATGCACATCCGAAGGGTTTCGGGGCCAACCATAACGCGGCATTCGCGCTATGCCAGACGCCGTACTTTGCCGTGCTCAATCCCGATCTGCGCCTAACGGATACGACCTTCGCGCCGCTACTTTCATGTGTATCCGAGGCCCCAGGCGTCGCGGGACCCCACGTGTTCTCTCCCGCCGGGACTATTGAGGACAGCGCTCGCCGCTTGCCCAGCATCGCCAGGCTGGTGGCGCGCAGGATAGCTGGTAAGTCGTCGCCGGACTACGACATCTCCATTGCACGCCAGCAGGTGGACTGGGTGGCCGGCATGTGCTTGATGTTCGATAGCGAGAGCTTCCGTGCCGTGGGTGGATTCGACGAGCGTTATCACCTGTACTGCGAGGATGTCGATATCTGCCTGCGGTTACATCTGATGCACCGGCAGGTGAACTGGGTCAAGGATGCCACGGTCATCCACGATGCCCGTCGCTCGAGCCGTCGCCGGCTGCGCTATATTTGGTGGCACCTCTCCAGCATGATGAGGCTGTTTATGTCCGTCGCTTACTGGCGTTTCTCGTGTTTGCGGGCGGGGGGCTAA